Proteins from a genomic interval of Microbacterium abyssi:
- a CDS encoding acyl-CoA dehydrogenase family protein → MTIDLTEEETELSAMVREFADTVVAPQAYEADRTHTLSMDVVAQMGELGLFGLPFPEELGGQGGDYMALGLAIEALGRVDQSIAITLEAGVSLGAMPIFRFGDDAQREELLPDLLAGRALAGFGLTEPEAGSDAGATRTTARLDDDEWVIDGAKQFITNSGTPITRFVTVTAVTGAHDGRKEISTIIVPNGTPGFTVEAPYDKVGWRASDTHPLSFDGARVPASNLVGERGTGFKNFLSILDEGRIAIAALATGAAEGCLEAAVDYAKSRTVFGAALSTRQNAQFTLARMRARVHTARLAWHHAARLRDAGKPFAEAAAIAKLAAGDAAMDNARDATQIFGGNGFMNEFAVGRHYRDSKILEIGEGTTEVQLLVIARGLGLI, encoded by the coding sequence ATGACCATCGACCTCACCGAGGAGGAGACCGAGCTCAGCGCCATGGTGCGCGAGTTCGCCGACACCGTCGTCGCACCCCAGGCGTACGAGGCAGACCGCACGCACACGCTTTCGATGGACGTCGTGGCGCAGATGGGCGAACTCGGCCTGTTCGGGCTGCCGTTCCCCGAGGAGCTCGGCGGACAGGGCGGCGACTACATGGCGCTGGGCCTCGCGATCGAGGCGCTCGGGCGAGTCGACCAGTCCATCGCCATCACGCTCGAGGCCGGCGTGAGCCTCGGCGCGATGCCGATCTTCCGGTTCGGCGACGACGCGCAGCGTGAAGAGCTCCTTCCCGACCTCCTCGCAGGGCGAGCCCTCGCCGGCTTCGGCCTCACCGAGCCCGAGGCGGGCAGCGACGCGGGCGCCACGCGGACCACCGCGCGCCTGGACGACGACGAGTGGGTGATCGACGGCGCGAAGCAGTTCATCACGAACTCCGGCACGCCGATCACGCGATTCGTCACGGTCACGGCAGTCACCGGTGCGCACGACGGGCGAAAGGAGATCTCCACGATCATCGTGCCGAACGGCACACCGGGATTCACGGTCGAAGCACCGTACGACAAGGTCGGATGGCGGGCCTCCGACACACATCCGCTGAGCTTCGACGGCGCGCGGGTGCCCGCGTCGAACCTCGTCGGCGAACGCGGTACGGGCTTCAAGAACTTCCTCAGCATCCTCGACGAGGGACGCATCGCGATCGCCGCTCTCGCCACAGGGGCCGCGGAAGGATGCCTCGAGGCTGCTGTCGACTACGCCAAGAGCCGCACGGTCTTCGGCGCAGCCCTCAGCACGCGCCAGAACGCGCAGTTCACGCTGGCGCGTATGCGTGCCCGCGTCCACACCGCGCGGCTCGCGTGGCACCACGCCGCCCGGCTGCGCGATGCCGGCAAGCCGTTCGCCGAGGCGGCCGCGATCGCCAAGCTCGCGGCCGGCGATGCCGCCATGGACAACGCCCGCGACGCCACACAGATCTTCGGTGGCAACGGGTTCATGAACGAGTTCGCCGTCGGACGGCACTATCGTGACTCGAAGATCCTCGAGATCGGGGAGGGGACGACCGAGGTGCAGCTGCTCGTGATCGCGCGTGGATTGGGACTGATATGA
- a CDS encoding MaoC family dehydratase: protein MTADILQRGLYFEELDVGARYLHRPGRTATEADNVLFTTLTMNTQALHLDAALAQTQEFGQRLMNSMWTLSTMVGASVAQLTQGTLVAQLGFGDIAFPHPLFAGDTLYTESVVTEKRLSNSRPGQGICTIAHTGRNQDDVVVATATRTVLMHCLPKET, encoded by the coding sequence ATGACGGCGGACATCCTCCAGCGGGGCCTTTACTTCGAAGAGCTCGACGTCGGCGCCCGCTACCTGCATCGCCCCGGCCGCACTGCCACCGAGGCCGACAACGTACTCTTCACCACGCTCACGATGAACACCCAGGCCCTGCACCTCGATGCCGCGTTGGCCCAGACGCAGGAGTTCGGCCAGCGCCTGATGAACTCGATGTGGACGCTGTCGACCATGGTCGGCGCGTCCGTCGCCCAACTCACCCAGGGCACGCTCGTCGCGCAGCTCGGCTTCGGCGACATCGCCTTTCCGCACCCGCTGTTCGCCGGCGACACGCTCTACACCGAGAGCGTCGTGACCGAGAAGCGTCTGTCGAACTCGCGTCCGGGTCAGGGGATCTGCACGATCGCGCACACCGGGCGCAACCAGGATGACGTCGTCGTCGCCACCGCGACCCGCACTGTGCTCATGCACTGCTTGCCGAAGGAGACCTGA
- a CDS encoding HpcH/HpaI aldolase/citrate lyase family protein, protein MFELGPALLFCPGDRPERFAKAAERADAVILDLEDAVAPADKAAARAHVAASDLDPARVIVRVNAPDTAEFAADLEMLDESPFRTVMVAKVEDTVPLDRFDESYSLIALCETARGVSAVARIAAHDRVVALMWGAEDLIASLGGTASRHADGRYRDAARYARSRVVIESAACGKAAIDAVHIDIDDALGLAAEAEDAAASGFVATACIHPGQVGTIRAAYAPDAETVAWARDVLAAAEGERGVFRFRGRMIDEPLLRHARAVSARGA, encoded by the coding sequence GTGTTCGAACTCGGTCCGGCGCTGCTGTTCTGCCCCGGGGACCGTCCGGAGCGTTTCGCCAAGGCGGCCGAACGGGCCGATGCCGTGATCCTCGACCTCGAGGATGCGGTGGCGCCTGCGGACAAGGCAGCAGCGCGCGCGCACGTCGCGGCATCCGATCTCGATCCCGCTCGAGTGATCGTTCGCGTCAACGCGCCCGACACCGCGGAGTTCGCGGCCGACCTCGAGATGCTCGATGAGTCGCCGTTCCGCACGGTGATGGTCGCCAAGGTCGAGGACACCGTTCCTCTCGACCGATTCGACGAGTCATACTCGCTGATCGCCCTGTGCGAGACGGCCCGCGGGGTGAGCGCAGTGGCCCGGATCGCGGCGCACGACCGCGTCGTCGCGCTCATGTGGGGTGCCGAAGACCTCATCGCATCCCTCGGCGGCACCGCCAGCCGCCATGCCGACGGACGATACCGCGATGCTGCCCGCTATGCGCGTTCCCGTGTTGTCATCGAGTCCGCCGCCTGCGGCAAGGCCGCGATCGACGCCGTGCACATCGACATCGACGACGCCCTCGGCCTGGCTGCGGAGGCCGAGGATGCCGCGGCATCCGGGTTCGTGGCTACCGCGTGCATCCATCCGGGCCAGGTGGGGACGATCCGCGCGGCCTACGCGCCGGATGCCGAAACGGTGGCCTGGGCGCGTGACGTGCTCGCCGCAGCGGAGGGAGAGCGGGGCGTGTTCCGGTTCCGCGGACGGATGATCGACGAACCTCTGCTGCGGCACGCGAGGGCCGTGTCGGCGCGCGGCGCCTGA
- a CDS encoding histidine phosphatase family protein, giving the protein MTLITLVRHGQTDWNLARRIQGSTDIPLNETGRADALAAAELLGGGVHHAIYASPLVRAHETARIIAERLGLAAPATAHDMREREFGEGEGLLVPEYLERFGDWHSAPTGAESLDTVRDRALGALDVIARESRRRSAPVAESVIVVTHGGVIRSLLHHSSSGSLPREGDVLRNGSLHRFEAGPGLLRLLEPIVI; this is encoded by the coding sequence TTGACTCTCATCACCCTCGTCCGCCACGGTCAGACCGACTGGAACCTCGCACGCCGCATCCAGGGCTCCACCGACATCCCGCTGAACGAGACCGGCCGGGCCGATGCACTGGCCGCGGCCGAACTCCTCGGCGGCGGTGTGCACCACGCGATCTACGCGAGCCCGCTCGTGCGCGCGCATGAGACCGCGCGCATCATCGCGGAGCGCCTCGGCCTGGCGGCGCCCGCGACGGCGCACGACATGCGCGAACGCGAGTTCGGCGAGGGCGAGGGACTGCTGGTGCCCGAGTACCTGGAGCGCTTCGGCGACTGGCACTCGGCGCCGACCGGAGCCGAGTCGCTGGACACCGTCCGCGACCGCGCTCTCGGTGCGCTGGACGTCATCGCACGAGAGTCGCGACGCCGCTCGGCTCCCGTCGCGGAGTCCGTGATCGTCGTGACCCACGGCGGCGTGATCCGATCGCTGCTGCACCATTCCTCCAGCGGATCGCTGCCACGAGAGGGCGATGTGCTGCGCAACGGCTCGCTGCACAGGTTCGAGGCCGGTCCCGGTCTGCTCCGTCTGCTCGAGCCGATCGTGATCTGA
- a CDS encoding Sir2 family NAD-dependent protein deacetylase has product MSVTTSAELSAGIERSADLLRGRRIAVLTGAGISTDSGIPAYRGEGARTRADPMTGQRYLADEAARRRYWIGGHLGWRAFASAQPNSGHIALAEMERDGIVSGIITQNVDGLHLRAGSARVVEVHGTMRRVLCLHCGQVFDRRDVAAQIEELNPWITVPENIVLNPDGDVAPESSDGFIIPACTICGGMLKPDVVFFGEFVPADRFRAAESLLRGSEALIVAGSSLVVNSGVRLVERARRRGIPLIIVNHEPTRADPWAHVVLPGGTGLVLPALKVLLS; this is encoded by the coding sequence GTGAGTGTGACGACCAGTGCCGAGCTGTCCGCCGGCATCGAGCGATCTGCAGACCTCCTCCGCGGCCGCAGGATCGCCGTGCTCACCGGGGCCGGCATCTCCACGGACTCCGGCATCCCCGCCTACCGCGGTGAGGGCGCCCGCACGCGCGCAGACCCGATGACCGGTCAGCGGTATCTCGCAGACGAGGCGGCCAGGCGGCGTTACTGGATCGGCGGCCATCTCGGCTGGCGCGCCTTCGCATCGGCGCAGCCGAACTCCGGACACATCGCGCTCGCGGAGATGGAGCGCGATGGCATCGTCTCCGGCATCATCACGCAGAACGTCGACGGGCTTCATCTGCGCGCAGGCAGCGCGCGGGTGGTCGAGGTGCACGGCACGATGCGCCGCGTGCTGTGCCTGCACTGCGGCCAGGTCTTCGACCGCCGCGACGTCGCCGCGCAGATCGAAGAGCTCAATCCCTGGATCACCGTCCCGGAGAACATCGTCCTGAACCCAGACGGCGATGTGGCGCCGGAGAGCAGCGACGGATTCATCATCCCGGCGTGCACGATCTGCGGCGGGATGCTGAAGCCCGACGTCGTGTTCTTCGGCGAGTTCGTGCCGGCCGACCGCTTCCGCGCGGCGGAGTCGCTGCTGCGCGGAAGCGAGGCGCTGATCGTGGCGGGGTCGTCGCTGGTCGTGAACTCCGGTGTCCGGCTCGTCGAGCGCGCCCGCCGCCGCGGCATCCCGCTCATCATCGTCAACCACGAGCCGACACGCGCCGACCCGTGGGCGCACGTCGTGCTGCCCGGCGGCACCGGCCTCGTGCTCCCCGCACTCAAGGTACTGCTGTCTTGA
- a CDS encoding TrmH family RNA methyltransferase gives MHIEHVANAADPRLADYRNLTDTALRRVQEPAGGLYIAESAKVIERAIAAGHAPRSVLTQQRWLAGLERLLGGIDAPVYVVPDSVAEEVTGFAVHRGALASMHRPGQPRLGDILRDARTVLVLEDLIEHTNVGAAFRAAAGLGADAVIVTARCADPLYRRSVKVSMGTVFQVPWTRIDDWDDALRTLRESGFELAALALSDDAVPLDAYAAARPERVALVLGTEGDGLSRTALDAADAVVTIPMRGGVDSLNVASAAAVALWALMS, from the coding sequence ATGCACATCGAGCACGTCGCGAATGCCGCGGACCCGCGGCTCGCCGACTACCGGAACCTCACCGACACGGCGCTGCGCCGCGTGCAGGAGCCGGCGGGCGGTCTGTACATCGCCGAGTCGGCGAAGGTCATCGAACGGGCGATCGCGGCAGGCCACGCGCCCCGGTCGGTGCTGACCCAGCAGCGGTGGCTCGCGGGACTCGAGCGCCTGCTCGGCGGCATCGACGCGCCGGTGTACGTCGTTCCGGACAGCGTCGCCGAGGAGGTCACCGGGTTCGCCGTACACCGCGGCGCGCTCGCGTCGATGCATCGCCCCGGGCAGCCTCGACTGGGCGACATCCTGCGGGATGCGCGTACGGTGCTCGTGCTCGAGGACCTCATCGAGCACACCAACGTCGGCGCCGCCTTCCGTGCTGCTGCAGGCCTCGGCGCGGATGCCGTGATCGTCACGGCGCGGTGCGCCGACCCGCTCTACCGCCGCAGCGTGAAAGTCAGCATGGGGACGGTGTTCCAGGTGCCGTGGACGCGGATCGACGACTGGGACGATGCGCTGCGAACCCTGCGGGAGTCCGGATTCGAGTTGGCGGCTCTCGCCCTGAGCGATGATGCTGTGCCGCTGGACGCGTATGCGGCGGCACGGCCGGAACGGGTGGCGCTCGTGCTCGGCACGGAGGGTGACGGGCTCTCCCGCACCGCGCTGGATGCCGCGGACGCCGTCGTCACGATCCCGATGCGCGGCGGCGTGGACTCGCTGAACGTCGCCTCCGCGGCGGCCGTCGCGCTGTGGGCGCTGATGAGCTGA
- a CDS encoding SGNH/GDSL hydrolase family protein: MTDQESSRAPYIANEGPHPWHRFVAVGDSFTEGIGDPDPNAPGGTRGWADRVAEVLAAQADDFAYANLAVRGKLIAQIVADQIEPAVALRPDLVSICAGGNDVIRPGTDPDDIAAQLDDAVSRLASTGAAIILFTGIDTGFTPVFRAFRGKVAIYNENVRAIAERHDCIVADQWALKTVQDSRFFDDDRLHYNALGHHEVARMVLRALNVPNDLQAMQPDPLPVRTWREARAEDLGWAREHLVPWVLRRLRHQSSGDLITAKRPEPSPVFLVADDE, from the coding sequence ATGACCGATCAGGAATCCTCCAGGGCCCCGTACATCGCCAACGAGGGACCGCACCCGTGGCACCGGTTCGTCGCGGTCGGCGATTCGTTCACCGAGGGCATCGGCGACCCGGATCCGAATGCTCCCGGCGGCACCCGCGGCTGGGCCGATCGCGTCGCCGAGGTGCTCGCCGCGCAGGCCGACGACTTCGCGTACGCGAACCTCGCCGTGCGCGGAAAGCTCATCGCGCAGATCGTCGCCGACCAGATCGAACCCGCCGTCGCCCTGCGCCCCGACCTGGTGTCGATCTGCGCCGGCGGCAACGACGTGATCCGCCCGGGTACCGACCCCGACGACATCGCCGCACAGCTCGACGACGCGGTCTCGCGCCTCGCATCGACGGGAGCTGCGATCATTCTGTTCACCGGGATCGACACCGGGTTCACTCCGGTCTTCCGCGCGTTCCGCGGGAAGGTCGCGATCTACAACGAGAACGTTCGAGCGATCGCAGAGCGGCATGACTGCATCGTGGCCGATCAATGGGCGCTGAAGACCGTGCAGGACTCGCGGTTCTTCGACGACGACCGGCTGCACTACAACGCGCTCGGCCACCACGAGGTCGCGCGGATGGTGCTGCGCGCCCTGAATGTGCCGAACGACCTGCAGGCGATGCAGCCGGATCCGCTACCGGTGCGAACGTGGCGGGAGGCTCGCGCAGAGGACCTCGGCTGGGCCCGCGAGCACCTCGTGCCCTGGGTGCTGCGGCGTCTGCGCCATCAGTCGTCGGGCGACCTGATCACGGCGAAGCGGCCCGAGCCGTCACCGGTGTTCCTCGTCGCCGACGACGAGTAG
- a CDS encoding DEAD/DEAH box helicase — protein sequence MLSPSFPQRAPWGTADKLRAWQREALDLYFTRDQRDFLVAATPGAGKTTFALTLAVELLRMGEVNRVIVVAPTEHLKTQWADAAARVHIRLDPRFRNSHWAPSRQYHGVVVTYAQVAAKPSVHRHLTEDAKTLVILDEVHHGGDALSWGDGIREAYASAKRRLSLSGTPFRSDTAPIPFVTYAPDESGSRISTTDYAYGYGRALADGVVRPVLFHMYSGKMRWRTSAGDELEAHLGQDNTKDVTSQAWRTALDPEGEWMPAVLSAADRRLTEIRHHVPDAGGLVLATDQTVARAYAKILHSITGQQPTIVLSDDATASERIEKFSASDSRWMVAVRMVSEGVDVPRLAVGVYATSSSTPLFFAQAIGRFVRARRRGEAASVFLPNVPVLMGLANELEKQRDHALDRQSKDDDGLEDSLLESANREEEASDALTQEFTYQAISSLAHFDRVVFEGQEFGQLAEPGTPEEEEFIGIPGLLEPEHVHELLMQRQSRQSKLRSAREATEGPEPTTTLPQPLHRTLREQRQLLNSLVGLYARQAGEPHGAVHAELRRLCGGPAVAQATVAQLQQRIDLLRKRVRS from the coding sequence ATGCTCTCTCCGTCCTTCCCCCAGCGCGCCCCGTGGGGAACGGCGGACAAGCTTCGCGCCTGGCAGCGGGAGGCGCTGGATCTGTACTTCACGCGTGATCAGCGTGACTTCCTCGTGGCCGCCACGCCGGGCGCTGGAAAGACCACGTTCGCGCTCACGCTGGCCGTCGAGCTGCTCCGCATGGGCGAGGTGAACCGCGTCATCGTGGTCGCGCCCACAGAGCACCTCAAGACGCAGTGGGCGGATGCCGCGGCACGCGTGCACATCCGCCTCGATCCGCGATTCCGGAACAGCCACTGGGCGCCATCCCGGCAGTACCACGGCGTCGTGGTCACCTACGCGCAGGTGGCGGCCAAACCTTCTGTGCACCGGCATCTCACCGAAGACGCCAAGACGCTGGTCATCCTCGACGAGGTGCACCACGGCGGCGATGCGCTGAGCTGGGGCGACGGCATCCGCGAAGCCTACGCGTCCGCGAAGCGCCGCCTCTCGCTGTCCGGCACGCCGTTCCGCAGCGACACGGCGCCGATCCCGTTCGTCACCTACGCGCCCGACGAATCGGGCTCGCGCATCTCGACGACCGACTACGCCTACGGCTACGGCCGCGCCCTCGCCGACGGGGTCGTGCGGCCCGTGCTCTTCCATATGTACTCGGGCAAGATGCGGTGGCGCACCAGCGCGGGCGACGAGCTCGAAGCGCACCTCGGGCAGGACAACACCAAGGACGTCACGTCGCAAGCGTGGCGCACGGCGCTCGACCCGGAGGGCGAGTGGATGCCGGCCGTGCTGTCCGCCGCTGACCGACGGCTGACCGAGATCCGTCATCACGTGCCGGATGCCGGGGGACTGGTGCTGGCGACCGACCAGACCGTCGCGCGCGCCTACGCCAAGATCCTGCACAGCATCACCGGTCAGCAGCCGACGATCGTGCTGTCCGACGACGCCACCGCCTCCGAGCGGATCGAGAAGTTCAGCGCGAGCGACTCCCGCTGGATGGTCGCGGTGCGCATGGTGTCCGAAGGCGTCGACGTGCCCCGCCTCGCCGTCGGCGTGTACGCGACGTCGTCGTCGACGCCGCTGTTCTTCGCGCAGGCCATCGGCCGCTTCGTGCGCGCCCGTCGTCGCGGCGAGGCGGCCAGCGTCTTCCTGCCGAACGTACCCGTGCTGATGGGGCTGGCGAATGAGCTCGAGAAGCAGCGCGACCATGCACTCGACCGGCAGAGCAAGGACGACGACGGTCTCGAGGACTCGCTGCTGGAGAGTGCGAACCGCGAAGAGGAGGCCTCGGACGCGCTGACACAGGAGTTCACCTACCAGGCGATCTCCTCGCTCGCGCACTTCGACCGCGTCGTCTTCGAGGGCCAGGAGTTCGGCCAGCTCGCCGAACCAGGCACTCCCGAAGAGGAGGAGTTCATCGGGATCCCGGGGCTCCTCGAGCCCGAACACGTGCACGAGCTGCTCATGCAGCGGCAGTCGCGGCAGTCGAAGTTGCGCTCGGCGCGAGAAGCGACGGAGGGGCCGGAGCCCACCACCACGCTGCCGCAGCCGTTGCACCGCACCCTGCGCGAGCAGCGGCAGCTGCTCAACAGCCTCGTCGGACTGTACGCACGCCAGGCCGGCGAGCCGCACGGCGCCGTGCATGCCGAGCTGCGCCGGCTCTGCGGCGGCCCCGCTGTCGCCCAGGCGACCGTGGCCCAGTTGCAGCAGCGCATCGACCTGTTGCGCAAGCGCGTCCGCTCCTGA
- a CDS encoding VIT1/CCC1 transporter family protein, whose amino-acid sequence MSAPADAEPTESDRRRWARYLVEERAEGLVYQKLADRRSGEEQQILQSLADAERRHEQHWLGLLGGEPARLPSAGVRSRMLGWMAGHFGWIFVLVLAQSAEARSPYDTELYATPAMRADEKIHYEVVRGLAARGRRRLSGSFRAAVFGANDGLVSNLALVLGIGATGVAPSFVLFSGIAGLFAGALSMGAGEFVSVRSQRELLASTEANESAAQSAGDLDIDENELALVYRARGMDQEEALVRSRRIIGAAQEGVRRSATGPIHAHAPSSDHELVGSDWTAAASSFLLFASGAIVPVLPWIFGLQGITAILVALLLVGVALLATGAAVGILSGGPPLRRALRQLAIGFGAAAITYALGLVFGVGAV is encoded by the coding sequence ATGAGCGCGCCTGCAGACGCGGAGCCGACCGAGTCCGATCGCCGTCGTTGGGCGCGCTATCTCGTCGAGGAGCGCGCCGAGGGGCTGGTGTACCAGAAGCTCGCGGACCGCAGATCCGGTGAAGAGCAGCAGATCCTGCAGAGCCTCGCCGATGCGGAGCGCCGTCACGAGCAGCACTGGCTCGGTCTGCTCGGCGGTGAACCCGCGCGGCTTCCGAGCGCCGGTGTGCGCTCGCGCATGCTCGGGTGGATGGCCGGCCACTTCGGCTGGATCTTCGTGCTGGTGCTCGCGCAGAGTGCGGAGGCCCGCTCGCCCTACGACACCGAGCTGTACGCGACGCCCGCGATGCGGGCGGACGAGAAGATCCACTACGAGGTGGTGCGGGGACTCGCCGCCCGCGGCAGGAGGCGCCTGTCCGGTTCGTTCCGGGCCGCGGTGTTCGGCGCGAACGACGGCCTCGTCAGCAACCTCGCGCTCGTGCTCGGAATCGGCGCGACCGGCGTCGCACCGAGCTTCGTCCTGTTCAGCGGCATCGCGGGTCTGTTCGCCGGCGCCCTCTCCATGGGGGCGGGGGAATTCGTCTCGGTGCGCTCGCAACGCGAGCTGCTGGCGTCGACCGAGGCCAACGAGAGTGCCGCCCAGTCGGCCGGAGACCTCGACATCGACGAGAACGAACTGGCGCTGGTGTACCGTGCGCGCGGCATGGACCAGGAGGAGGCGCTGGTGCGCTCGCGTCGCATCATCGGGGCGGCGCAGGAGGGCGTCCGCCGTTCGGCGACCGGTCCGATCCACGCGCACGCACCGTCGAGCGACCACGAGCTTGTCGGCAGCGACTGGACGGCCGCGGCGTCCAGCTTCCTCCTGTTCGCGTCAGGGGCGATCGTTCCCGTGCTGCCGTGGATCTTCGGTCTGCAGGGCATCACAGCGATCCTGGTGGCACTGCTGCTGGTCGGCGTCGCGCTGCTCGCGACGGGAGCGGCCGTCGGCATCCTCTCCGGAGGCCCGCCGCTGCGTCGGGCGCTGCGCCAGCTGGCGATCGGCTTCGGCGCCGCCGCGATCACGTACGCGCTCGGCCTGGTGTTCGGCGTCGGGGCGGTGTAA
- a CDS encoding M20/M25/M40 family metallo-hydrolase, translating to MPEPQHPEVARLARDLIRIDTSNFGGGRAAGEREAAEYVGAYLEGLGLQTHYYEPVPRRTNVMARVTGRDSSKPALVLHGHLDVVPAMAEDWTVDPFAGEIRDGMLWGRGAVDMKNMDAMILTAVADILRAGEQPERDLVLAFFADEENGGVEGSTQVVKDHPEWFAGATEAISEVGGYSITVDDRRAYLLQVGEKALIWIRLVAKGRAGHGSRFHENNAVVKLAEAVAAIGRTRWPIRLTPTTTALLQGLSDLTGRAVDDPDALAAAAGPAETFLRSTFRTTTNPTVLTAGYKHNVIPERAEALIDVRVIPGTEDEVLAELQDIVGEDIVIETVVRDIGMETPFSGDLVDTMVSSLGRHDPGVPVIPYLLGAGTDNKALSRLGITGYGFAPLRLPADLDFTGMFHGVDERVPVESLVFGQRVLTDLLRSY from the coding sequence ATGCCCGAGCCCCAGCATCCGGAAGTCGCGCGCCTCGCGCGGGACCTCATCCGCATAGACACCTCCAACTTCGGGGGCGGCAGGGCGGCGGGAGAGCGCGAGGCCGCCGAGTACGTCGGCGCGTACCTCGAGGGCCTCGGGCTCCAGACGCACTATTACGAACCCGTTCCGCGCCGCACCAACGTGATGGCCCGCGTTACCGGGCGCGACTCGAGCAAGCCCGCCCTGGTGCTGCACGGCCACCTGGACGTGGTTCCGGCCATGGCCGAGGACTGGACGGTCGATCCGTTCGCCGGTGAGATCCGCGACGGGATGCTGTGGGGACGCGGCGCCGTGGACATGAAGAACATGGATGCCATGATCCTGACCGCCGTCGCAGACATCCTGCGCGCAGGGGAGCAGCCGGAGCGCGACCTGGTGCTGGCGTTCTTCGCCGACGAGGAGAACGGCGGCGTCGAGGGATCGACGCAGGTCGTGAAGGACCATCCCGAGTGGTTCGCCGGCGCCACTGAGGCGATCAGCGAGGTCGGCGGCTACTCGATCACGGTCGACGACCGCCGCGCCTACCTGCTGCAGGTGGGGGAGAAGGCGCTCATCTGGATCCGTCTGGTCGCCAAGGGCCGTGCGGGGCACGGCAGCCGATTCCATGAGAACAACGCCGTGGTCAAGCTCGCCGAGGCCGTCGCTGCGATCGGCCGGACACGCTGGCCTATCCGGCTCACCCCGACGACCACCGCGCTGCTGCAGGGGCTCAGCGACCTCACCGGACGTGCAGTGGACGATCCGGACGCCCTCGCCGCGGCAGCCGGGCCCGCCGAAACGTTCCTGCGTTCCACCTTCCGCACGACGACCAACCCGACGGTGCTGACCGCGGGCTACAAGCACAACGTGATCCCCGAGCGCGCCGAGGCGCTGATCGACGTCCGCGTCATCCCCGGTACGGAGGACGAAGTGCTCGCCGAACTGCAGGACATCGTCGGCGAGGACATCGTGATCGAGACCGTCGTGCGCGACATCGGCATGGAGACGCCGTTCTCAGGCGATCTCGTCGACACCATGGTGTCCTCTCTCGGCCGACACGACCCCGGCGTCCCCGTGATCCCGTATCTGCTCGGGGCAGGCACCGACAACAAGGCGTTGTCGAGGCTCGGCATCACGGGGTACGGCTTCGCGCCGCTGCGGCTGCCGGCCGATCTCGACTTCACGGGAATGTTCCACGGTGTCGATGAACGCGTCCCCGTAGAATCGCTTGTCTTCGGTCAACGTGTTCTGACCGATCTGCTGCGCTCGTACTGA
- a CDS encoding undecaprenyl-diphosphate phosphatase, whose protein sequence is MHLLEALFLGIVQGLTEFLPISSSAHLRIVGTFTGSGEDPGAAFTAITQIGTEAAVVVFFWRDIVRIIGHWFRSLAGKLPRNDPDARMGWLIIIGSVPIVLLGLLFQDQIETVLRSMWIVAIMLIVFGILLGIADHVGAKRRKLDQITYPHGIFFGLAQALALIPGVSRSGGTITMGLFLGYERAAAARYAFLLAIPAVFGSGFFQLFKSWDAPDQYFTMGETIAATGIAFVVALGVIAFFMNWISKRSFLPFVIYRILLGATLLILLSTGVLAG, encoded by the coding sequence ATGCATCTACTCGAAGCGCTGTTCCTCGGCATCGTCCAGGGACTGACCGAGTTCCTCCCGATCTCCTCCAGCGCGCACCTGCGCATCGTCGGCACGTTCACCGGCTCGGGCGAGGACCCGGGGGCGGCGTTCACCGCGATCACGCAGATCGGCACCGAGGCCGCAGTGGTCGTGTTCTTCTGGCGTGACATCGTCCGCATCATCGGGCACTGGTTCCGATCGCTGGCAGGCAAGCTGCCTCGCAACGACCCGGATGCCAGGATGGGCTGGCTCATCATCATCGGCAGCGTCCCGATCGTCCTGCTCGGGCTGCTGTTCCAGGACCAGATCGAGACGGTGCTGCGGTCGATGTGGATCGTCGCGATCATGCTCATCGTCTTCGGCATCCTGCTCGGTATCGCCGACCACGTGGGCGCGAAGCGCCGCAAGCTCGACCAGATCACCTACCCGCACGGCATCTTCTTCGGCCTCGCGCAGGCGCTCGCGCTGATCCCCGGTGTCTCCCGCTCGGGCGGCACGATCACGATGGGGCTGTTCCTCGGATACGAGCGCGCGGCGGCTGCCCGCTACGCGTTCCTGCTGGCGATCCCGGCCGTGTTCGGCAGCGGCTTCTTCCAGCTGTTCAAGAGCTGGGACGCACCTGACCAGTACTTCACGATGGGCGAGACCATCGCCGCGACAGGCATCGCCTTCGTCGTCGCCCTCGGTGTGATCGCGTTCTTCATGAACTGGATCTCGAAGCGCAGCTTCCTGCCGTTCGTGATCTACCGGATCCTGCTCGGAGCCACACTGCTGATCCTGCTCAGCACCGGAGTGCTCGCAGGATAG